In the Microcoleus sp. AS-A8 genome, TTCTCTATTAACCCAAGCCCTAGGGATAGGCATCGCATGATTGCCCCCAAGACTTTATTGTGTTGAGATAAACCAATCGATCAGTTTTCGAGCAATACTCAGTTTAGGAGGAAGCAACGGCAAATTGTGTTTGCTAAACCAGGCCGCATCTGACAATTCTTCAGGTTCGATCACAATTTCACCACTGGCATAGGTGGCAGTGAATCCAATCATCAGGGAGTTGGGAAACGGCCAGGGTTGTGAGCCAAAATAACGAATGTCTTTAATCTCAATCCCCACTTCTTCACGTACCTCTCGCACCACTGTCTCTTCCAAGGATTCTCCCGGTTCCACAAATCCAGCGATTAAAGCATACATCCCGGCTGGCAACCGGGGGGCACGAGCCAATAAGATCTCTTCACCACGACAAATGAGCACAATAATCGCAGGCGAGAGGCGAGGATAATTAACGAATCCACACTTGGGGCAACGCTTGGCACGCTCATTGGGTAATTGAGTGGTTGGCGTGGCGCAGTGTCCGCAGTACTGGTGGGTACGATCCCACTCTACGATTTGAATAGCACGACCACTGAGTACAAACAAGTCTTCGTCTAACGTTCCGTACAATTCGCGCAGTCCCCGCAAAGCCATGCCATCAAGTAGACTGACATCTTGGGGTAGTTGTGCCGAGTAACAAGGCTGAGCATCCAAGGTGCCGAGAAATTGGGTTCGCACGGGTACCAAGCCAATCTCTGCGAGGTTGATCAGGTTGGGAATTTCGCTGATTGTTCCTTCCAGGCGAACTAAGAGCTGATTGCCGACAAAGGCGAACCACCAAGCGGGTTCAGATTGTACTGCCGGTGGCGCAATGGCAGGGATGAAGATTCGATGCATATCAATAGAGTGCGTTCGTGTAGCGTGCCGCAGATCGTCGCCTTGATCGTATCATTGCGATCGCCATCTTCTAAGGGACTTCTTCAGTAGCCCAGAATGTCCTTTCCGCTCACGGCAAGACATCGCGTTGCTCTATCACCGTAAATACCCTGGCATGATGATTAAGGATGTTGTTTAAAGCAGGGGGAACTTAAATTATGCGGTGTGCCATTATTAGTCGTGCGGGGCAAGTCTTGGCTAGGGGAAGCCTGGTTCTTCACAAAGGCGATGAGGGTGAATTGCGCTTGGATTTGCAAACCGATGGAGGAAGGCTGATCGAGGGTGGAATCATTGAGCCGGATGGAGATATGACATCAGCCAGTGAACGGTTATTTAGTCGGTTCTTAGAAGTCTGGGGTATGAGCGATTTGACGTTGACTGTCACAGTCCGATAAGCGATCGCTTTTGGCACCACTGTGTTGGTAAGCGAATAATATTAGTTTTAAACAAAGAAAACGCTGAACACAATTGCTATTGGAGAATTCTCTAGGCCAAAAACCGGATTGATTAAAACCGTGCGATTGCCTTGTTGGTGCCGCAGGTGATCACTTTCCTACAGATCGGTTGTTTTTCTGGGACAGATACTCCACCCATCCCCAATAGGGTTTACCAATAAATTAGGCTAAAATCTGCTCAAACCCAGTATTCAGCTATATACGTGGTGGGGGGAAGCAAATGGTTCGTCTAAAAGGTTTGTTGGTTGGAGTAACGGCCATGATGTTGGGGGGTGTCGCGACTGTCGCCGGTCTTGGAGCAACCACACAACCAGCATCCGCTCAGGCGGCCTATGGCAGTTATGTGGGTGCTGGAGCGACCTTTGGGATTAATGACGGCCCACAGGGCAATGGTCGGCAAATCGGTGGAGTGCTGGCAGTACGCTACAAACTTTTGGAACTTCCTTTATCTCTGCGAGCACAAGCTTTGATTGGCGCTGGTACCGCTGTTGTGCCTACGATTTCCTATGATGTGCCTCTAAACTGGCAAACCGATGCTTATCTAGGTGTCGGAGCCGCCTTCGCCAGTGGGGATACACCTTCACCCGTGGGCGATAAGACTAGCTTGGCACTACAACCGGGTGTCGATTACGTCGTCCCGAATAGCAATACAGTTCTTTTTGGCAATGCGATTATTGCCTTCGACGCCTATCGCAATGGGGGAGGAACAGCCGTTTCCGTTCAAGGCGGCGTGGGTGTGAGATTTTAACGAATGACTGATCAAAAGGGACTGAACTCGTTGGGGTGGCCAGTAAATTTTGTAAGCTTTACCCACAATATAGCCTTGTTTTAAAAATCCCCAAATGTGGGAGTCAAAACTGTTGTTGCGATTGTCACCCATGACAAAGTAAGAGTCAGCCGGCACTACCTGCTGTTCTAATTCATAGATGGGAGGTTCTTCAATATAAACTTCTTGTAGCGGTTGGTTGTTGATATAAACGATGCCGTTGGTAATGTGAATCATTTGCCCCGGTTCCCCAATCACGCGCTTAATGAAATATTCTGCTTCGTTGTTGTTGGACTGATTGTCCAGGCGTTTGGCCGCGTCAGGTACTCGAAAAACGACCATGTCTCCCCGTCGTGGGAAGTAAGGGCTGGATTTGTGGACTAAGATTCTGTCTCCTACCTGGAGCGTCGGTAACATAGACTTGCTGGGTATCTCGAAAAGTTCTATTTTTTGCTCAATCCATAGGGGCAGATAGTTACTAATGAGTCCAACAACAAGGACGAATAAAGCAATGAGAGTAATTAGATGTGACTTTGCTTTTTTAGGCTTGGGAAAAACCACAAACGCATCGTAACAAGCGACCGCTGAGATAATAGGAATAAATACAATTAGATGAGAGAAAATATTAGCAAGGCTGGAAAAAATAATAATTAATGACAGGAGAAAACCACCCAAAATGGCTTTTTCCAAATAAAATTGACCCAGTCCTGGTAAGATTCGAGAGAGGAAAACGGCAAACCAAGGGTCTTTGTTAATTCTGGGAATTTTTTCAGATAACTGAACATTTAAGTGCCTCCTCGCACAGAAGTAGGCATCAAATAGATTCAAAATATAGATAGCAGTGATGGGGAATAAACAGCTAATCCCAGTCACCGTATTGCCGTTAGGACTGAATATAGACCAAGCCGCGATCGCAATCAATACCAGTTGACTGCATAGAAATCCTATTCCCCTGACCCTCTCACCGACGTATAACTGTCCTATACCTGGAAAAAACATCGAAAGATTAACAGCTAACCAGGGTTCGGGGGAAAGTTTGATGCTTTGACCCTCTACAGCAATCAAGGGCATTGTTTTGAGTTTTAAATCCGTAAACTAGCTCTGGGGGTAGTTTAACTTTAGCAAAACGCTGCAATGCCCGTACTCTCTTATAAGGTCGGCGCTGGGACGCGCTACAATCGCAAGATTTAGCGCGGGAGGATGTCACCGGATAGACTTTCTCGAAGTCGAGGAACCATTCA is a window encoding:
- the nudC gene encoding NAD(+) diphosphatase, translated to MHRIFIPAIAPPAVQSEPAWWFAFVGNQLLVRLEGTISEIPNLINLAEIGLVPVRTQFLGTLDAQPCYSAQLPQDVSLLDGMALRGLRELYGTLDEDLFVLSGRAIQIVEWDRTHQYCGHCATPTTQLPNERAKRCPKCGFVNYPRLSPAIIVLICRGEEILLARAPRLPAGMYALIAGFVEPGESLEETVVREVREEVGIEIKDIRYFGSQPWPFPNSLMIGFTATYASGEIVIEPEELSDAAWFSKHNLPLLPPKLSIARKLIDWFISTQ